The stretch of DNA TATACCTACAACATCGAATCAATGTACCAGAGTTATTCCGATACCGGGTTGTGGTGCGTTTATATGGGAACTACCAATGGTTCCGCTGATAAAACACTTGGTTTGGTAATAAAGGAATTGAAGAAATTGAGGGATCAGCCCCTGGGGATATTGCAGCTTTCGCGGGCCAAGATGCAACTCACAGGGCAGATTGCCATTCATTTTGAGGCCAATCAGAGCAAGATGCTATCGCTGGGGAAAAGCTTGCTTATGGACAACCGGGTAGATACATTGGGCAGCTTCAACAGAAAAATTGAAAAGATCACTGCGAAAGACATCCTGGAAGTTGCCAATATTGTTTTTGATGAAAAGAATTTGAGTTATCTGACCTATATTTCTTCGGAATGATTAGCGACAGACGTTTGCTGGAATACGCCGAATCTGTAAGCAGTCCTGAAAGTGATCTGCTTCGTTTGCTCGATCGCGACACCCATTTGCATGTTGTTGCTCCCAATATGCTTTCGGGGCATATCCAGGGAAAGTTCCTGGAGATGATCAGCCATATGATCCGTCCTGCAACCATACTCGAAATCGGCACCTATACTGCTTATGGGACGATTTGCCTGGCAGCCGGCCTTCGGGAAGGAGGCATCCTGCATACCATCGAGAGTAATATAGAAATAAAGGGAATGATCCAGACCTACCTTACGAAAGCCGGACTGGATCATAGGGTGAAGGTACATTTCGGGGATGCTTTGCAGATCATTCCTGCTTTTAACGAGGTTTTCGACCTTGTGTTCATAGATGGCGCCAAAGAGCAATACATTTCCTATTATGAAATGGTTTTCGATAAGGTCCGTCCAGGAGGATTTATCCTTGCAGATAATGTGCTTTGGGGTGGAAAGGTACTGGATGAGAAACCCGATACTTCTACACGGGCAATCCTGGATTTTAATTGCAGGGTCAGGGATGATCGAAGAGTCGATAATGTGTTGCTTCCCATGAGGGATGGGATGATGCTCATCCGAAAAATATCATGATTTCAATTCTGGAAAATATTTTTCAAGCATCCTGTACAGTCCTGAAGGTAAAACCGGTTTGGAGATATAATCGTTACAGCCAGCATCCAGCGCTTTGACCCGGTCTTCTTCCATCGCATAGGCGGTGAGAGCAATGATGGTCAAATCGGGTTTGCTCCTTCGTATGATCCGGGTAGCCTCGTATCCATCAAGACGGGGCATTTTTATATCCATGAAAATCATGTCAATGTGCTTGCCGGAATTGATAAAGTCAATGCATTCCTGGCCGTCACAGGCACGGTAAATGGTGAGCGATTTCCTGAAGAGTAACTCATAGAGATACTGATAATTGGTGTCGTCGTCTTCAGCAATCAGGATCTTAATGTTAGCGGGAGCGCCGGCAATCTCCGGTAAAAAACCGGAATTTTCTTTTCGTGTTTGCAATTTGTCAGCGGTTGGAAAATAAGGAATAGTAAAACGGAAAACCGAACCTTTTCCGGGTTTCGATTCCACCCAAATGCGCCCCCCAAGGAATTCCGCAAGCCCTTTTGATATGGATAATCCCAGCCCGGTTCCTCTTTGCTTCACTACGGAAGGATCATCAACCTGATAAAAGCGGTCGAACACATAGGGAAGGTCTTTCTCATCGATTCCGCAGCCCGAATCCTCCACATAAAACTCAACTTCGTTATTTTTTACATCATACCCAAACCGGATGTAACCATGGTCAGTATATTTGAATGCATTGTTAAGCAAGTTATTCAGTATCTGATTCAACCTTTTATGATCGCTACGGATCTGCGATTTATCAATTGGCAAGCCCGTCTTCATATAGAATGAAATCCCTTGCATATTGGCCTGGTGGGAAAAGAAATCATGAAGTTCCTGCATGAGGTCATTCAGATTCACCGGTTCGTCAATAAGTTTCATCTGGCCGGTTTCAATTTTCGAAATATCCAGGATATCGTCGACTATCCCAAGCAATTGCATACAACTATCGTTGATGATTTTTGAGAACTCTGCCCTTTTTTTATCACTGGTATCAGGTTCGTTCAACAAGCCCGAAAAACCTATGATCCCGTTCATAGGTGTACGGATCTCATGGCTGACATTGGCCAGGAAAGCCGATTTCAGGCGGTCGCTTTCCTCTGCTTTCTCCTTGGCCCGAATCAGTTCCTTTTCCGTATTTTTCAAATATGTGATATCGGTTGCAGTAAACACCACACCTTTGCCCCAGTCGGTTGCATCAATGGGTGTTGAGCTCATGAAAATATCCAGGATCCTTCCGTCTTTGGTTTGAATTTGGGTTTCAATGCTTCCTGTACCACTTTCCCTAATTTTCCGGTATTTTTCACGCCCCACTTCATCATACTCTGCATTGGAAGGGTAAATCATTCTGGCATTCCTGCCAATAAGCTCCTCCCGTGAATATCCGCTCATTTTGCAAAATGCATCGTTTACTTCAATAAAAGTCCGGTCGATGATCATCCCGATGCCATTTGGCACGGCGCGGTATATTCCCGATAAGGTTTGCTCCCTGGCTTTGAGTATCTCTTCCTGGACTTTTCGAGCCGTTATATCTACAGCAATACCCCTGAGTCCTGTGATCATGGAATGATTAATAATTGGGGTATTGAAGATTTGCAGCATTATTTCTTTACCATCTTTGGTTCTGGCACGGTATTCATTTCCACTGATATTTTTCCCCTGCATGATCAAATCAAGCCTTTCCATGAGAACCGGCAGATCTTCGGGATGGATGATATCACGAAAATTCACTTTTTGTCCGATAACATCTGCTTCAGAATATCCGAATTTGGTTAGTGTTGCCTTGTTAACATAAGTGATTTGTCCTTTCCTGTTGGTTTCAAAAACAACCTCAGGTAACAATTCGGCAAGCTCCCGGTATTTTTTTTCACTTTCCCTGAGCTTTTCCTGTATTTCATGTTTGGCAGTTATATCCCTGGCAATGGCATGAATGCCGGTGATTGCCCCTTTTTCACGGATAATACCGACATGAGCCTCTCCTTTGCGCTGTTTGCCTTCATGGTCTAACCAATCAAAGTTATATTGCACATCAGATTTGCCCAGTATGAGCGATGCAAATATTTTTATGTATTTGGGCAGATCTTTTTTCGAAAACAGGGAAAGCTGTGTAAAATGTTTACCGATTATCCTGTCGGGTTCTGTGTTATAGATTTCGAAAAATGCCGGATTGCAATGTGTGACTACTCCTTTTTTATTCAGGATCACAGAACCTTCCGGTGACATTTCAAAGAAAGCTTTGTATTTTTCCTCGCTTTCAGCTAGTTGTGCTTTGTAATCCCTTTCATTGGAGATGTCTTCCATCAGCCATATTACCCCCTTGTTCGCGTTGGTTGGATCAATGGCTTTTCCTGTTAGCCGGCACCAGACGGTTTGTCCGTTCTTATGCCGGAAAGGCCATTCAGTAACAATGTCCTTTACCTGAAGGTTGAAATAGTGTTTTTCGCCAAATCCTATAAAGTGTTCTTCATCAAGGT from Bacteroidota bacterium encodes:
- a CDS encoding PAS domain S-box protein, giving the protein MESNGNRPLTPIDDRELHAYEAILKNSLIGILYLVNDREILHINDRLASILGYTSKELAGKSVATIHLDEEHFIGFGEKHYFNLQVKDIVTEWPFRHKNGQTVWCRLTGKAIDPTNANKGVIWLMEDISNERDYKAQLAESEEKYKAFFEMSPEGSVILNKKGVVTHCNPAFFEIYNTEPDRIIGKHFTQLSLFSKKDLPKYIKIFASLILGKSDVQYNFDWLDHEGKQRKGEAHVGIIREKGAITGIHAIARDITAKHEIQEKLRESEKKYRELAELLPEVVFETNRKGQITYVNKATLTKFGYSEADVIGQKVNFRDIIHPEDLPVLMERLDLIMQGKNISGNEYRARTKDGKEIMLQIFNTPIINHSMITGLRGIAVDITARKVQEEILKAREQTLSGIYRAVPNGIGMIIDRTFIEVNDAFCKMSGYSREELIGRNARMIYPSNAEYDEVGREKYRKIRESGTGSIETQIQTKDGRILDIFMSSTPIDATDWGKGVVFTATDITYLKNTEKELIRAKEKAEESDRLKSAFLANVSHEIRTPMNGIIGFSGLLNEPDTSDKKRAEFSKIINDSCMQLLGIVDDILDISKIETGQMKLIDEPVNLNDLMQELHDFFSHQANMQGISFYMKTGLPIDKSQIRSDHKRLNQILNNLLNNAFKYTDHGYIRFGYDVKNNEVEFYVEDSGCGIDEKDLPYVFDRFYQVDDPSVVKQRGTGLGLSISKGLAEFLGGRIWVESKPGKGSVFRFTIPYFPTADKLQTRKENSGFLPEIAGAPANIKILIAEDDDTNYQYLYELLFRKSLTIYRACDGQECIDFINSGKHIDMIFMDIKMPRLDGYEATRIIRRSKPDLTIIALTAYAMEEDRVKALDAGCNDYISKPVLPSGLYRMLEKYFPELKS
- a CDS encoding O-methyltransferase; this encodes MISDRRLLEYAESVSSPESDLLRLLDRDTHLHVVAPNMLSGHIQGKFLEMISHMIRPATILEIGTYTAYGTICLAAGLREGGILHTIESNIEIKGMIQTYLTKAGLDHRVKVHFGDALQIIPAFNEVFDLVFIDGAKEQYISYYEMVFDKVRPGGFILADNVLWGGKVLDEKPDTSTRAILDFNCRVRDDRRVDNVLLPMRDGMMLIRKIS